A single genomic interval of Staphylococcus hyicus harbors:
- the deoB gene encoding phosphopentomutase, whose product MATFNRVHLIVMDSVGIGEAPDAHKFGDEGSHTLRHTLEGFDQSLPNLEKLGLGNIDALPVIDRVDHPMAYYHKLSEASVGKDTMTGHWEMMGLNIMQPFKVYPDGFPEELIQEIEAMTGRKVVANRPASGTQIIDEWGEHQMKTGDLIVYTSADPVLQIAAHEDIIPLEELYDICEKVRELTKDPKYLIGRIIARPYVGEPGNFTRTSNRHDYALKPFGATVMNALKDDGYDVIAIGKINDIYDGEGVTEAVRTKSNMDGMDQLMKIVQKDFKGLSFLNLVDFDALYGHRRDKPGYAQAIKDFDNRLPELFGHMREDDLLIITADHGNDPTAEGTDHTREYIPVLWYSPKFKEGHALDGDTTFSSIGATIADNFGVKLPEFGHSYLNDLK is encoded by the coding sequence ATGGCAACATTTAACCGTGTACATTTAATCGTAATGGACTCTGTGGGAATTGGTGAAGCGCCTGATGCCCACAAATTTGGTGACGAAGGGTCACATACACTCCGTCATACGTTAGAAGGTTTTGATCAATCATTACCCAACTTAGAAAAACTTGGGCTCGGTAACATCGATGCTTTACCGGTCATCGACCGAGTGGACCATCCAATGGCGTACTATCATAAGTTGAGTGAAGCCTCAGTCGGAAAAGATACAATGACAGGACACTGGGAAATGATGGGTTTAAATATCATGCAGCCGTTTAAAGTCTACCCAGACGGTTTTCCAGAGGAACTTATTCAAGAGATTGAAGCGATGACAGGTCGTAAAGTGGTCGCAAACCGCCCAGCATCTGGTACACAAATTATCGATGAGTGGGGCGAACATCAAATGAAGACAGGAGACTTAATTGTCTATACGTCGGCAGACCCTGTGCTTCAAATCGCAGCACACGAAGATATCATTCCTTTAGAAGAGCTGTATGACATTTGCGAAAAAGTTCGTGAACTCACAAAAGATCCGAAATATTTAATCGGTCGTATTATCGCACGCCCATACGTGGGTGAGCCAGGCAACTTTACGCGTACAAGTAACCGTCATGACTATGCGTTAAAACCATTTGGCGCGACGGTCATGAATGCTTTGAAAGATGACGGTTATGACGTTATTGCGATTGGTAAAATTAATGACATCTATGATGGCGAAGGGGTCACTGAAGCTGTCCGTACGAAGAGTAACATGGACGGTATGGACCAATTAATGAAAATCGTCCAAAAAGACTTTAAAGGTTTAAGTTTTTTAAACTTAGTCGATTTTGACGCATTATATGGTCATCGCCGTGACAAACCAGGTTACGCCCAAGCGATAAAAGATTTTGATAATCGCTTACCTGAATTATTTGGCCACATGCGTGAAGATGATTTATTAATCATTACAGCAGACCATGGAAATGACCCAACAGCTGAAGGTACAGATCACACACGTGAATACATTCCAGTACTATGGTATAGCCCAAAATTCAAAGAAGGCCATGCGCTCGATGGCGATACGACGTTCAGTTCAATTGGAGCCACAATTGCCGATAACTTCGGCGTGAAACTACCAGAATTTGGTCACAGTTATTTAAACGATTTAAAATAA
- a CDS encoding alpha/beta hydrolase produces MKKIKIWISGVITVIVLAIVVGFIAIHKDATRYENAHANYINDHTPTLFLHGTSGTLNSLSYLIQQAQNRGVTQDVIVAHVASNGAVTFEGVLSKNAVNPIVQIELEDNDNMDLNANAKWIKNVLTQLQNQYQFKHFNFVGHSMGNTSFAQYMLNYGNDTSLPQLKKEVNIAGTYNGVLGQNEDINEVKVDQNGKPSRMIPPYQGFRKLKDVYKGKDIEVLNIYGDILDGTHSDGIVSASSSKSLKYLLGDSPKRYQELKYEGEDAEHSAIHDNPDVANDILPFLWGK; encoded by the coding sequence GTGAAAAAAATAAAAATATGGATAAGTGGTGTCATTACAGTGATCGTGCTTGCAATTGTTGTGGGTTTTATTGCTATTCATAAAGATGCAACACGTTATGAAAATGCGCATGCCAATTATATCAATGATCATACACCGACATTGTTTTTGCACGGCACAAGTGGCACATTAAATTCACTGAGCTATTTAATTCAACAAGCACAAAATAGAGGGGTCACACAAGATGTCATCGTTGCACATGTGGCAAGTAATGGTGCAGTGACGTTTGAGGGTGTACTTTCCAAAAATGCGGTAAACCCTATCGTACAAATTGAATTAGAAGATAACGACAATATGGACTTAAATGCCAATGCCAAATGGATTAAAAATGTGTTAACACAACTCCAAAATCAGTATCAGTTTAAACACTTTAATTTTGTGGGTCATTCTATGGGTAATACGTCATTTGCCCAATATATGCTAAATTATGGCAATGACACATCGTTACCTCAACTGAAGAAAGAAGTAAATATTGCAGGCACATATAATGGTGTTCTCGGTCAAAATGAAGATATCAACGAAGTGAAAGTGGATCAAAATGGTAAGCCCAGTCGTATGATTCCGCCTTATCAAGGGTTTCGTAAGCTAAAAGATGTCTATAAAGGGAAAGACATTGAAGTATTAAACATTTATGGAGATATCTTGGATGGCACACATTCTGATGGCATCGTTTCAGCAAGCTCGTCAAAGTCTTTGAAATATTTGTTAGGCGATAGCCCTAAACGCTATCAGGAACTCAAGTATGAAGGGGAAGATGCGGAACATTCTGCGATACATGACAATCCAGATGTTGCCAACGATATCCTTCCCTTTTTATGGGGGAAATAA
- a CDS encoding IS110 family RNA-guided transposase, translating to MHYLGLDVSKNQSYIAHYEDQKLINEFLLTHTKQSFQKFRVYISSLDNPIIIYESTGVYSRPICDFCTNNRFKFYELNPLEANFKTKSLRANKTDKADAHKLALLGYSLPSLTSKHQNRELYDELKEYARFYLELEKQENVLKVQLLETMHQTFPFFEKLFKNRYSTISLNLAHVFPHASMVSDLTKEEITEVISNASLKGMSAIKIENYGDKLIHLANESFPCVSKDHFLVKKVRFVAKSLLHLQEERKHYSQEMINLAQQLPEFEILLSIPGFGRLTTALFIGELGDIRRFSSHKKLNAYVGIDIRRYQSGQSHYKDTINRRGNKKARKLLYLIVLNIIRGQSRFRNHINDYYYKLKSQPYGKPHKTAIVACINKLLKTIHYLIMNNCTYDYEMSPH from the coding sequence ATGCATTATTTAGGGCTTGATGTAAGTAAAAATCAGAGCTACATTGCACATTATGAAGACCAAAAACTAATTAATGAATTCTTGCTCACTCATACGAAACAGTCATTTCAAAAATTTCGAGTTTATATATCTTCGTTAGATAATCCAATCATTATATACGAATCTACAGGTGTCTATTCTAGACCAATTTGTGATTTTTGTACGAATAATCGATTTAAGTTCTACGAATTAAATCCTCTAGAAGCTAATTTTAAAACGAAATCACTCCGAGCTAATAAAACAGATAAAGCGGATGCACATAAATTGGCACTCTTAGGATATAGTTTACCTTCATTAACGTCTAAACATCAAAATCGTGAGCTATATGACGAACTAAAGGAGTATGCTCGCTTTTATTTGGAACTAGAGAAACAAGAAAACGTTCTTAAAGTTCAATTACTTGAAACAATGCATCAAACTTTCCCCTTTTTTGAAAAATTATTTAAAAATAGATATTCAACTATAAGTCTGAATTTAGCTCATGTTTTTCCGCATGCTTCAATGGTGAGTGACTTGACTAAAGAAGAAATCACAGAAGTGATTTCCAATGCTTCCTTAAAGGGTATGAGCGCTATTAAAATTGAAAACTACGGAGACAAGCTTATTCATTTAGCTAATGAAAGTTTTCCGTGCGTATCTAAAGATCATTTTTTAGTTAAAAAAGTAAGATTCGTAGCTAAAAGCCTTTTACATCTTCAAGAAGAAAGAAAACATTACAGTCAAGAAATGATTAATTTAGCCCAACAACTTCCGGAATTCGAAATTCTTCTTTCTATTCCTGGTTTTGGAAGACTAACAACAGCTTTATTTATCGGAGAATTAGGGGATATTAGAAGATTTTCTAGTCATAAAAAATTAAATGCTTACGTTGGTATTGATATTCGTAGATATCAATCAGGACAATCACATTATAAAGATACTATTAACCGTAGAGGAAATAAAAAGGCAAGAAAGTTATTATATTTAATTGTTCTGAATATAATTAGAGGGCAATCTAGATTTCGAAACCACATCAATGATTATTACTATAAATTAAAATCGCAGCCTTATGGAAAGCCCCACAAGACTGCAATAGTAGCGTGTATCAACAAACTACTTAAAACGATTCACTACTTAATTATGAATAATTGTACATATGATTATGAAATGTCACCACATTGA
- a CDS encoding NAD-dependent protein deacylase: protein MNDNVTQLKQIIAQSSKIVFFTGAGISVASGIPDFRSVGGINEKIAKTGHAPEYILSVDYLNDDPQGFMSFCFDYLLFADKTPNIVHNWIAQLEREGRSLGVVTQNIDSLHSDAGSHKVDELHGTMNRFYCTHCHAQYTKSNVLAHHLHQCDQCGGHIRPAIVLYGEMLDQETLMRAMYKISDADTLIVLGSSLIVQPAAGLVSNFAGKHLVIINQDPTPYDNQADLVIHEDMVNIIQELNP, encoded by the coding sequence TTGAACGATAACGTAACTCAACTTAAACAAATCATTGCCCAATCTAGCAAAATCGTCTTTTTTACAGGCGCTGGTATCTCAGTTGCCAGTGGCATACCCGATTTTCGTTCAGTTGGAGGAATTAATGAGAAGATTGCTAAAACAGGACATGCGCCTGAATATATATTAAGCGTCGATTATTTAAACGATGACCCTCAAGGTTTTATGTCTTTTTGCTTTGACTATTTGTTATTTGCAGATAAAACACCCAATATTGTGCATAACTGGATTGCACAACTTGAGAGAGAAGGACGCAGTTTAGGTGTGGTGACGCAAAATATTGATAGCTTACATTCTGATGCTGGCAGTCACAAAGTTGATGAATTACACGGAACGATGAATCGCTTTTACTGCACACATTGTCATGCACAGTATACAAAATCAAATGTTTTAGCCCATCATCTTCACCAATGCGACCAATGTGGCGGGCACATTCGCCCTGCCATTGTGTTATATGGTGAGATGTTAGACCAAGAAACGTTAATGCGTGCCATGTACAAAATTAGCGATGCTGATACATTGATTGTGCTAGGGTCATCACTCATTGTCCAACCTGCAGCTGGGCTCGTTTCGAATTTTGCTGGCAAACACCTTGTGATTATAAATCAGGATCCAACACCGTATGATAATCAAGCTGACCTTGTTATTCATGAGGATATGGTTAACATCATCCAGGAACTTAACCCATAG
- a CDS encoding DUF805 domain-containing protein produces the protein MNQTQNVLSCYKLFWTRAFDFRGRATRKEFWHPLWINLVLIFLLEKIAHEVVVDIFSLIIFIPMLTVMARRLHDTNHTMFLAIVLNAFTLIVTIAELMNVSLSFMSDDALPMGSGYFVVIIIFIVILLIMTIYSLILMCIKGDENPNKYGADGTCGLLNSTTTNK, from the coding sequence ATGAATCAAACACAAAATGTATTATCTTGTTATAAGCTTTTTTGGACACGCGCATTTGATTTTCGTGGACGCGCAACACGTAAAGAATTTTGGCATCCTTTATGGATTAATTTAGTATTGATCTTTCTATTAGAAAAAATTGCGCACGAAGTTGTAGTTGATATATTCTCTTTAATTATTTTTATACCGATGTTAACAGTTATGGCAAGGCGTTTACATGATACGAATCACACGATGTTCTTGGCCATTGTGCTTAATGCTTTCACTTTAATAGTGACGATCGCGGAGTTGATGAATGTGTCATTGAGCTTTATGTCTGACGATGCATTGCCAATGGGAAGCGGCTATTTTGTGGTCATCATTATTTTTATCGTTATTTTGCTTATTATGACGATTTATTCACTTATTTTGATGTGTATTAAAGGTGACGAAAACCCAAACAAGTATGGTGCCGATGGTACGTGCGGTTTATTAAATTCTACAACTACTAATAAATGA
- a CDS encoding DUF805 domain-containing protein — translation MNQPQTVVSCYKLFWTRLFDIKGRSTRKEFWHPLWINAVIMTLLSLLVSERSSYIFSLMIFIPNLAVMTRRLHDVDRTMFLAIIFNAASYIGTFLFFIFILVPTGVVTSPFAESILIIFVFISGIALIGLLFYTFILMASRGNTAPNQYGNDGTASMMQNTKTSHVS, via the coding sequence ATGAACCAGCCACAGACTGTTGTATCATGTTACAAGCTATTTTGGACACGCCTTTTTGATATTAAGGGACGTTCGACACGTAAAGAATTTTGGCATCCTTTATGGATTAATGCGGTCATTATGACGTTATTGTCATTGTTAGTTTCTGAACGATCTAGCTATATCTTTAGTTTGATGATTTTTATACCGAACTTGGCAGTGATGACGCGCCGTTTACATGACGTGGACCGTACGATGTTCTTAGCGATTATATTTAACGCTGCGAGTTATATTGGAACATTTTTATTTTTTATCTTTATCTTAGTGCCAACAGGGGTTGTAACAAGTCCTTTTGCAGAAAGTATTCTCATCATATTTGTATTTATCAGCGGTATCGCGTTAATCGGATTGTTATTCTACACTTTCATTCTTATGGCTTCAAGAGGAAACACTGCACCGAACCAATATGGAAATGATGGTACTGCAAGTATGATGCAAAACACAAAAACGTCACACGTTTCATAG
- a CDS encoding NAD(P)H-binding protein encodes MTKVLLTGASGYIGGHLMHRLKNDYEIVAISRHIENKENEANVTWKSADLFDIEEITEVMEGVDIAIYLVHSMMPSAKLTQASFEDMDALLADNFAQAARANNVKHIIYMSGLIPEDEKLSPHLRSRLECERILGSYGVPVSTLRAGLIIGSKGSSYPILKTLVERLPGLLLPKWAYHTTLPVAIDDVIHGLNALVKRQPQQNEAIDIGGPTHMTYKDLFRQTAEVLGKRLPMADLPIIPIWLSKFWVKLISGVPKEMVYPLMDSLVHDMTRHDKNSVEGISIGRIDFKESVRQALEEEQKAQKAKSKKSPSSQLKIKDVRSISRVSLPQSVDMNVLATTYAEFLNTITFYLVHSRLEDDVFTIQVPFLNKTLLCLKKDKNASHFDKVMFHIVGGDFALADNGGNARLEFRRLPDSEDCIIALQEYQPTLPWWFYKFTQAKVHKAVMNAFKLKLKLSYDAKARLVRESDARKKS; translated from the coding sequence ATGACTAAAGTATTATTAACCGGGGCCTCTGGTTATATCGGTGGCCATTTAATGCATAGATTAAAAAACGATTACGAGATTGTAGCCATTTCGCGTCATATCGAGAATAAAGAAAATGAGGCGAATGTGACTTGGAAATCAGCGGATTTATTTGATATTGAGGAAATCACAGAGGTAATGGAAGGTGTCGATATTGCGATTTATTTGGTGCATTCAATGATGCCTTCTGCAAAATTAACACAAGCAAGTTTCGAAGATATGGATGCGTTGTTAGCGGATAATTTTGCACAAGCAGCACGTGCCAATAATGTAAAACATATCATCTATATGAGCGGTCTCATTCCAGAAGATGAAAAATTATCGCCACATTTAAGAAGCCGTCTTGAGTGCGAACGTATTTTAGGATCGTATGGGGTACCTGTGAGTACACTGCGTGCAGGTCTAATTATAGGATCAAAAGGGAGTTCGTACCCGATTTTAAAAACATTGGTAGAACGTTTACCTGGTTTGCTTCTACCTAAGTGGGCGTACCATACTACGTTGCCTGTAGCGATAGATGACGTCATACATGGGTTAAACGCACTCGTGAAACGACAGCCGCAACAAAATGAAGCAATAGATATTGGTGGTCCAACGCATATGACGTATAAAGATTTATTTCGTCAAACGGCAGAAGTGCTCGGTAAGCGTCTCCCCATGGCTGATTTACCTATTATTCCCATTTGGTTAAGTAAATTTTGGGTAAAACTGATTTCCGGTGTGCCTAAAGAGATGGTGTATCCGTTAATGGATAGTTTGGTTCATGATATGACGCGTCATGATAAAAATAGTGTAGAAGGAATTTCAATCGGTCGTATTGATTTCAAAGAAAGTGTACGTCAAGCATTAGAAGAGGAACAAAAAGCGCAAAAAGCGAAGTCTAAAAAGTCACCTTCAAGTCAATTAAAAATTAAAGATGTGCGGTCCATATCAAGGGTTTCATTACCGCAATCAGTAGATATGAATGTGCTCGCGACAACGTATGCAGAATTTTTAAATACCATTACGTTCTACCTCGTGCATAGTCGCTTGGAAGACGATGTATTTACAATTCAAGTTCCATTTTTAAATAAAACATTATTGTGTCTGAAAAAAGATAAAAACGCCTCCCATTTTGATAAAGTTATGTTTCATATCGTAGGAGGAGATTTTGCGCTAGCGGATAATGGGGGCAATGCGCGTTTAGAATTTAGAAGATTGCCAGATTCTGAGGACTGTATCATAGCGCTTCAAGAGTATCAACCGACGTTGCCGTGGTGGTTTTATAAATTCACCCAAGCGAAAGTGCATAAAGCCGTTATGAATGCATTTAAATTAAAGTTGAAGCTTTCGTACGATGCAAAAGCGCGTTTGGTGCGTGAAAGTGATGCGAGGAAAAAATCATAA
- a CDS encoding TspO/MBR family protein produces MRGVSPLLGGQMIGGIIVRNARDDYAETKTPPFSPPGFVFPIVWSVLYTSMGIAHALVSQKHRSYVTSFLYYTQLALNYAWAFIYFRLKWRGVAVIESFLLLGAVMVTTVQFFRKSQIAGVLFLPYVAWCAFASYITTGSYSLNKNQSTY; encoded by the coding sequence ATGAGAGGCGTCAGCCCTTTATTAGGGGGGCAAATGATAGGAGGTATTATCGTTCGAAATGCACGAGATGATTATGCTGAAACGAAAACGCCGCCTTTTTCACCACCTGGCTTTGTCTTTCCAATTGTTTGGTCTGTGTTATATACTTCAATGGGTATTGCGCATGCGCTCGTATCGCAAAAACACCGTTCTTATGTAACGTCTTTCCTGTATTATACTCAGTTGGCTTTAAACTATGCATGGGCATTCATCTATTTCAGGTTGAAGTGGCGTGGTGTTGCGGTGATCGAAAGCTTTCTGTTACTCGGTGCTGTCATGGTTACAACGGTACAGTTTTTTAGAAAATCTCAGATTGCAGGCGTGTTGTTTTTACCTTATGTTGCTTGGTGTGCGTTTGCCTCATACATTACAACAGGGAGTTATAGTTTAAATAAAAATCAATCAACATATTAG
- a CDS encoding cryptochrome/photolyase family protein yields the protein MKLGVILNRVYRVKQNPLLQYVYDHHDKYETVHFIIPIEEMSDASRIKFNDYMAVVKGFLNQLKQNNIAPHIVPYEALGDLAESIGVTHILLASDTMSYHHENYDFPHVQRAFEQRGIDVIGLRANHYFNPRQTTNKQGEPYKVFTHFYKAHRSKIVHIRTPNYTLKALSHVVEKGDNAYNLYYNDAEDMEATARAHWNDFLQHDIVKYKQLTQNLTHTYVSGMSRYLAYGLMDIHEVLSDLLEGYEASPSQYEAYIRELIFREFYYVLMVAYPQTARHAFNEKYRHLPWSNDEVAFEKWKLGETGYPIVDAAMKKLRRTGCMHNRLRMVVAQFLTKHLLINWTWGEAYFREQLIDYDNASNVHGWQWSASTGTDAVPYFRMFNPVRQSERFDAQGNFVKSEFPLFDTVPAKYIHNPSAYREVLNDTYHITIGEDYPEVIVDHKAARDRVMTVFKSLCEDEKA from the coding sequence ATGAAGTTAGGTGTCATTTTAAATCGTGTGTACCGTGTGAAACAGAATCCATTATTGCAATATGTGTATGACCATCATGACAAGTATGAAACCGTTCACTTTATTATTCCCATTGAAGAAATGTCGGATGCGTCACGAATAAAGTTTAACGACTATATGGCTGTAGTAAAGGGATTTTTAAATCAGTTAAAACAGAACAATATTGCGCCGCATATTGTGCCGTATGAAGCGCTTGGAGATTTAGCGGAATCTATCGGTGTCACACACATTTTATTAGCAAGTGATACGATGAGTTATCACCATGAGAATTATGACTTTCCGCACGTTCAACGCGCATTTGAACAGCGTGGTATTGACGTCATTGGGCTTCGGGCAAATCATTATTTTAATCCGCGCCAAACGACAAATAAGCAAGGGGAACCGTATAAAGTATTTACCCATTTTTATAAAGCGCATCGGTCAAAAATTGTGCATATCCGTACACCCAATTATACGCTCAAAGCGTTAAGCCATGTCGTTGAAAAGGGAGACAATGCATACAACCTTTACTACAATGATGCCGAGGATATGGAAGCGACAGCACGTGCGCACTGGAATGATTTCTTACAGCACGATATCGTAAAATATAAGCAATTGACCCAAAACCTAACACATACTTATGTGAGCGGTATGAGTCGTTATTTAGCGTATGGGTTAATGGATATTCATGAAGTCTTGAGTGATCTTTTAGAAGGGTACGAGGCGTCACCATCTCAATATGAGGCGTATATAAGAGAACTGATATTTAGAGAATTTTACTATGTATTAATGGTCGCTTATCCGCAGACGGCGCGACATGCCTTTAATGAAAAATATCGTCATTTACCGTGGTCTAATGATGAAGTGGCGTTTGAAAAGTGGAAGCTTGGCGAGACAGGCTATCCCATTGTGGATGCTGCAATGAAGAAATTACGTCGTACAGGTTGCATGCATAATCGATTGCGTATGGTGGTTGCACAATTTTTAACAAAACATCTTTTGATTAATTGGACATGGGGAGAAGCTTATTTTCGAGAACAACTGATAGATTATGACAATGCCTCTAATGTTCATGGTTGGCAATGGTCTGCATCAACAGGAACGGATGCGGTGCCGTATTTTAGAATGTTTAATCCGGTACGTCAAAGCGAACGTTTTGACGCACAAGGCAATTTTGTTAAATCAGAATTCCCGTTATTTGACACTGTTCCCGCCAAATATATTCATAATCCATCAGCGTATCGAGAGGTATTAAACGATACCTATCACATCACAATTGGAGAAGACTATCCAGAGGTCATTGTTGATCATAAGGCGGCGCGTGACCGTGTGATGACGGTATTTAAATCATTGTGTGAAGATGAAAAAGCGTAG
- a CDS encoding class I SAM-dependent methyltransferase, producing the protein MNHWDEKYQGETYIYGKDANIYLTSMFKNHTDTHEKVVLFAEGEGRNAVYLAELGYDVTTYDTSKVGIEKQQRLAAEKQVKIHAMYGDITQETDIPHETFDYSVNIFGHVPSEGKKMMFYNLVNALVSGGHSYFEFYAKAQLQLDTGGPKDKDMLYDEAEVRAILKQLPVRVHFLAERKVIWHEGTKHKGVGIVIQGHIEKT; encoded by the coding sequence ATGAATCATTGGGATGAAAAATATCAAGGTGAAACGTATATTTATGGCAAAGATGCCAACATCTATCTCACATCCATGTTTAAAAACCACACTGATACCCATGAAAAGGTAGTGTTATTTGCTGAAGGTGAAGGCCGTAATGCGGTGTATCTTGCTGAACTGGGATATGACGTTACCACATATGATACGTCTAAAGTGGGAATTGAAAAGCAACAGCGATTAGCGGCAGAAAAACAAGTTAAAATCCATGCTATGTATGGCGATATTACTCAAGAAACTGACATTCCTCATGAAACATTCGATTATAGCGTGAATATATTTGGTCATGTCCCTAGTGAAGGAAAGAAGATGATGTTTTATAACCTGGTAAACGCGCTCGTTTCAGGTGGACATAGTTATTTTGAATTTTACGCAAAAGCGCAACTTCAACTGGACACAGGTGGCCCTAAAGATAAAGACATGTTATATGATGAAGCTGAAGTACGCGCAATATTAAAGCAATTGCCAGTTCGTGTACACTTCTTGGCAGAGCGAAAAGTAATCTGGCACGAAGGTACAAAACATAAAGGAGTCGGCATCGTCATTCAAGGTCATATTGAAAAAACGTAG
- a CDS encoding FAD/NAD(P)-binding oxidoreductase: protein MSQHFEVVVIGGGTAGIMVTSRLVRQNPELKGSVVIIDPAANHYYQPLWTLVGAGVSKLEATRKPMGDVIPQGVNWIRQAVKRMAPNENKVYLQNDEDITYTYLVVCPGLQLNWSHVKGLPQTIGKHGVCSNYSPEYVNETWHQIANFKEGTAIFTHPNTPIKCGGAPMKIMFLAEDYFRKHGMRAHTNVVFETSKAVLFDVKKYSNELEKLVQQRGIDVNYKSNLIEIDGENQLATFENIDTGEQKTCHFDMLHVTPPMGPLTFVKESALTDEAGWIDVNPSTLQHTQFKNVFALGDASNAPTSKTGAAIRKQAPVVASNLLQAMQGQMLTHHYDGYTSCPIVTGYNQLILAEFDYNHETKETMPFNQAKPRRSMYMLKKDILPRMYWYGMLKGWM from the coding sequence ATGAGCCAACATTTTGAAGTCGTTGTCATTGGTGGTGGGACAGCAGGGATAATGGTGACATCAAGATTAGTTCGACAAAATCCTGAATTAAAAGGGAGTGTTGTTATTATTGATCCTGCCGCCAATCATTATTATCAACCGTTATGGACGTTGGTTGGTGCAGGTGTATCAAAATTAGAAGCAACGCGAAAGCCCATGGGAGACGTTATCCCACAAGGGGTGAACTGGATTCGGCAAGCTGTTAAACGGATGGCACCTAATGAAAATAAGGTATATTTACAAAATGATGAAGACATCACGTATACGTATTTAGTCGTTTGTCCTGGACTGCAACTGAATTGGTCACACGTTAAAGGATTGCCACAGACTATAGGTAAACATGGCGTTTGTTCTAATTATTCTCCTGAATACGTGAACGAAACGTGGCATCAAATCGCCAATTTTAAAGAAGGTACGGCTATATTTACGCATCCGAACACACCGATAAAGTGTGGTGGTGCACCGATGAAAATTATGTTTTTAGCAGAGGATTATTTTAGAAAACATGGGATGAGGGCACACACAAATGTAGTATTTGAAACGTCTAAAGCAGTATTATTTGATGTTAAAAAGTATTCGAATGAACTTGAAAAGTTAGTACAACAACGTGGAATAGATGTGAATTATAAATCAAATTTAATAGAAATAGATGGGGAAAATCAATTGGCCACTTTTGAAAATATAGATACAGGAGAACAAAAAACATGTCATTTTGATATGTTACATGTGACACCGCCAATGGGGCCATTGACATTTGTGAAAGAGAGCGCATTAACCGATGAAGCGGGGTGGATTGATGTAAATCCATCGACTTTACAACATACACAATTTAAAAATGTCTTCGCGTTAGGAGACGCATCAAATGCACCAACGTCTAAAACAGGCGCAGCAATTAGAAAACAAGCACCCGTGGTAGCCTCCAATTTACTCCAAGCGATGCAAGGGCAAATGTTAACACATCATTATGACGGATATACGTCTTGTCCGATTGTGACAGGGTACAATCAACTTATTTTGGCAGAATTTGATTACAATCATGAAACGAAAGAAACGATGCCTTTTAATCAAGCCAAACCGCGACGTAGTATGTACATGTTAAAAAAAGATATATTGCCACGGATGTATTGGTATGGCATGTTAAAAGGTTGGATGTAA
- a CDS encoding helix-turn-helix transcriptional regulator gives MKNRLKELRARDGYNQTQLAKKAGVSRQTISLIERNEFMPSIKTAVSIARVFNETVENVFIIEEGDL, from the coding sequence ATGAAAAATCGACTTAAAGAATTACGTGCTCGAGATGGCTATAATCAAACGCAACTTGCTAAAAAAGCAGGTGTATCTAGACAAACGATTTCATTGATTGAACGTAATGAGTTTATGCCATCCATAAAAACAGCTGTGAGTATCGCACGTGTATTTAATGAAACGGTCGAAAATGTATTTATCATCGAGGAGGGAGATCTATGA